In a genomic window of Bacillus rossius redtenbacheri isolate Brsri chromosome 4 unlocalized genomic scaffold, Brsri_v3 Brsri_v3_scf4_2, whole genome shotgun sequence:
- the LOC134541939 gene encoding small nuclear ribonucleoprotein F — protein MATMPINPKPFLNGLVGKPVIVKLKWGHEYKGYLISVDGYMNLQLANTEEYIESQPTGNLGECLIRCNNVLYIRGLEEEDEEGEMRD, from the coding sequence ATGGCGACCATGCCCATCAACCCCAAGCCGTTCCTGAACGGGCTTGTGGGCAAGCCGGTGATTGTGAAGCTCAAGTGGGGCCACGAGTACAAGGGCTACCTGATCTCCGTGGACGGCTACATGAACCTGCAGCTGGCCAACACGGAGGAGTACATCGAGTCGCAGCCCACGGGCAACCTGGGCGAGTGCCTGATCCGCTGCAACAACGTGCTGTACATCCGGGGGCTGGAGGAGGAGGACGAGGAGGGGGAGATGCGCGACTGA
- the LOC134541938 gene encoding microfibrillar-associated protein 1 gives MMNMTIPVGISIQSTAGAVPVRNEKGEVSMQKVKVHRYVSGKRPDYAPVSSSEEESEDDDFIAQQKRRHLAERLGSPEPDEGAEGEEMEVDDPRLRRLKTRRGDEADDEREEHTRVERHRHIHAPEVLETTGLTDDEDEGERKRGKAESSEEEEEEDELSDEEIEKRRQMIREKLLSRKEEETEVEVLDKEDENKSAAEESGSDSSEYEEYSDSEEETGPRLKPVFVRKKDRVTVMEREREAIKQKQAELEAKKMAEERRKYTLKMVEEDIRKETVVKDTDEPSLNDVNTDDENDEVEYEAWKLRELKRIKRDREEREQVEKDRLEIERLRNMTEEERRQELRNNPRQVTNKAVKGKYKFLQKYYHRGAFFMDNDQDIYKRDFSAATLEDHFDKTILPKVMQVKNFGRSGRTKYTHLVDQDSTQFDSPWISETAQNLKFHNNQAAGMKQAFERPSVRKERK, from the exons ATGATGAATATGACAATACCAGTGGGTATCAGCATCCAGAGCACAGCTGGTGCTGTGCCTGTCAGAAATGAGAAAG GCGAGGTGTCGATGCAGAAGGTGAAGGTGCACCGCTACGTGTCGGGCAAGCGGCCCGACTACGCCCCGGTGTCCAGCAGCGAGGAGGAGTCGGAGGACGACGACTTCATCGCGCAGCAGAAGCGCCGGCACCTGGCCGAGCGGCTGGGGTCGCCCGAGCCGGACGAGGGGGCGGAGGGGGAGGAGATGGAGGTGGACGACCCCCGGCTGCGCAGGCTGAAGACGCGGCGCGGCGACGAGGCCGACGACGAGCGAGAGGAGCACACCAGAGTGGAGCGCCACAG GCACATCCACGCTCCAGAGGTGTTGGAGACGACCGGCTTGACGGATGACGAGGACGAGGGGGAGAGAAAAAGAGGGAAGGCAGAGAGCAgcgaagaagaggaggaagaagatgAACTGAGTGACGAGGAGATCGAAAAGCGACGTCAGATGATCAGAGAGAAACTGCTTTCTCGCAAAGAAGAAGAAACG GAGGTTGAAGTCTTGGACAAGGAAGATGAAAATAAGTCTGCTGCGGAAGAAAGTGGCTCCGATTCATCTGAGTATGAAGAATATTCAG ATTCAGAGGAAGAGACGGGGCCCAGACTCAAGCCCGTGTTTGTTCGCAAGAAGGACCGCGTGACAGTGATGGAGCGAGAGCGAGAAGCGATCAAGCAGAAGCAGGCTGAACTGGAGGCGAAGAAAATGGCGGAAGAGCGCAGGAAGTACACGCTTAAG ATGGTGGAAGAGGACATCCGCAAAGAGACGGTGGTTAAGGACACGGATGAACCATCCCTGAATGACGTGAACACAGATGACGAGAATGACGAAGTGGAATACGAGGCGTGGAAGCTGCGGGAGCTGAAGCGTATCAAGAGAGATCGCGAGGAGAGAGAACA GGTCGAGAAGGATCGCCTGGAGATTGAGCGCTTGCGCAACATGACGGAGGAGGAGCGGCGACAGGAACTGCGCAACAACCCGCGCCAGGTCACCAACAAGGCGGTCAAGGGGAAATACAAGTTCCTGCAGAAGTACTACCATCGCGGAGCCTTCTTCATG GACAACGACCAGGACATCTACAAGCGGGACTTCTCCGCCGCCACGCTGGAGGACCACTTCGACAAGACCATCCTGCCCAAGGTGATGCAGGTGAAGAACTTCGGCCGCAGCGGCCGCACCAAGTACACCCACCTGGTGGACCAGGACTCCACGCAGTTCGACTCCCCCTGGATCTCGGAGACGGCCCAGAACCTCAAGTTCCACAACAACCAGGCGGCCGGCATGAAGCAGGCGTTCGAGCGGCCGTCCGTCCGCAAGGAGCGCAAGTAG
- the LOC134542477 gene encoding transmembrane protein 272-like, whose amino-acid sequence MSAEEPEIYSQQSASAPPPPSYHQERGPPPSYEEAIDPNAPPPSYDSLFGRMREAHKSSKGMLDFLKNVVILLLGTIGCTVILGVTIVVPICMVVIGSIYLNECTQGEYIPIYLLVGGGFGILKQLLHLSTRVRQHQEEQEEERLRQSPTQTLLNCFMLGWFIIGSVWVYKEYEPNYDPSQGKYCNRTLYQFAFWLITSVYIALGIITLCLCSISVASIAFQRDV is encoded by the exons atgtccgCTGAAGAACCAGAAATCTATAGTCAGCAG AGTGCCAGCGCTCCGCCGCCCCCGTCCTACCACCAGGAGCGGGGCCCCCCGCCCTCGTACGAGGAGGCCATCGACCCCAACG CTCCTCCCCCTTCCTACGACTCGCTGTTCGGCCGCATGAGAGAAGCGCACAAGTCTTCGAAAGGAATGCTCGATTTTTTGAAGAATGTAGTCATTCTTCTTCTTGGAACCA TTGGCTGTACGGTTATTCTCGGAGTAACCATAGTTGTTCCAATTTGTATGGTAGTGATTGGTTCTATTTACCTCAACGAATGTACTCAAGGTGAATACATTCCTATATATCTTCTAGTTGGAG GGGGGTTCGGCATCCTGAAGCAGCTGCTGCACCTGTCGACCCGCGTGAGGCAGCAccaggaggagcaggaggaggagcGGCTGCGGCAGTCGCCCACCCAGACGCTGCTCAACTGCTTCATGCTGGGCTGGTTCATCATCG GCTCGGTGTGGGTGTACAAAGAGTACGAGCCCAACTACGATCCATCGCAGGGGAAGTACTGCAATCGCACGTTGTACCAGTTTGCATTTTGGCTGATCACGTCCGTCTACATCGCACTGGGCATCATCACCTTGTGTCTGTGCAGCATCAGCGTGGCATCCATCGCATTCCAGCGAGACGTATGA
- the LOC134542476 gene encoding large ribosomal subunit protein bL19m → MSFRVFNRIINISFKQKVLHASSVPVPTKCRSVTSDAQLKPEQADDKAENVDSVAEKPPSVREAVAPPEFRFVYPEFLPDPKVIWRNKVREKLERADMMSRRVHVDIPEFYVGSILAVTTSNPHASGKTSRFVGICIDRSGCGLRASFILRNVVDHLGTEISYDVYDPTVQRVEVLRLEKRLDDRLLYLRDALPEFCTFPFDMEPEYLPEGSAVPVNPVKVKLKPRPWLERWERQDLRGVQDLGLPERFYQRAAQLATPWEKYDLMKQYRATIPEEEQSEIFSEVYSELHQLEIERRKQKRKKQFVKPKKTA, encoded by the exons TGCCTGTTCCAACAAAGTGCCGCTCTGTAACATCAGATGCACAGCTGAAGCCAGAACAAGCAGATGATAAAGCGGAAAATGTAGATTCTGTGGCAGAGAAACCACCCTCGGTTCGTGAAGCTGTCGCCCCACCAGAGTTCAGATTTGTCTACCCTGAGTTTCTGCCAGATCCCAAAGTTATATGGCGCAACAAAGTGCGGGAGAAACTGGAGCGAGCAGACATGATGTCTCGCCGGGTCCATGTCGACATCCCAGAATTCTACGTTG GTAGTATTTTGGCTGTGACAACCTCGAACCCTCATGCGTCAGGCAAAACAAGCCGTTTTGTTGGCATCTGTATCGACCGCTCAGGTTGCGGACTGCGTGCCAGTTTCATTCTCAGGAACGTCGTGGATCACTTGG GCACGGAGATCAGCTACGACGTGTACGACCCCACGGTCCAGAGGGTGGAGGTACTGCGGCTGGAGAAGCGACTGGACGACCGGCTGCTGTACCTGCGCGACGCCCTGCCTGAGTTCTGCACCTTCCCCTTCGACATGGAGCCCGAGTACCTGCCCGAGGGCAGCGCGGTGCCCGTCAACCCTGTCAAG GTGAAGCTGAAGCCGCGCCCCTGGCTGGAGCGCTGGGAGAGGCAGGACCTGCGGGGCGTGCAGGACCTGGGACTGCCGGAGAGGTTCTACCAGCGAGCCGCCCAGCTGGCCACGCCCTGGGAGAAGTACGACCTCATGAAGCAGTACAG AGCCACAATACCAGAAGAAGAGCAGAGTGAAATATTTTCTGAAGTGTATTCGGAGCTCCATCAGCTGGAGATAGAGAGAAGAAAGCAGAAAAGGAAAAAACAATTTGTAAAACCAAAGAAAACTGCATAA